In the genome of Maribacter forsetii DSM 18668, the window TTCGTTCGTAAAATATTTATCATAAATGTCCACTTTTTCAGGTAATTGCCCTATAAATTGAAGTTTTTTGTCAAAAAAGTGCTCAATTTCATGCTTTTTATATAAAACGGTATTCAACCAAAATGTGTCTGCTCCTTTACTTATGGCATGTTCAATGCCCTCTTTTGTATCTGGAAAGACCCAATCCAAATCAATGTTATTATCAGGATTTTCAATTGGTGTAATTATGTGAATGCCGTTTTTTTTCAATTCATAAGCTATGTCCGCTCCACTATCTGAATACCCACCAGGTTTCATTGGTTTCTGAATTCCATTTTTAATAGGTGGGAGTTTTGCCTGATATAAAATTGCTATTTTATTCGTCATTTTAATTAGATAATCGAGATTTAAATGCCCAGAGGTATAGCTTCAGGTAAATAAAAATTCAAAAGAATGCTTAAAGGGCTAATCCGGAGTTTATCTACTCTTTATTATAGCTTGAAAGCTGCTACCATAAAGATATGTAATTAGAGAATAAATACTGTGTTAAACAGAGAAGGAAGGTGGGTGGTGTTATTTTTAAGTGTTTTTCTTCTCGTCAACAAATTCTGCGATATCTGAAAGATGAGAAAAATTGTATTCAGCAATATCTTCGGGTGTTTTTATTACGTTTAAATAGTCAATATCCAATGCTGAAGATTTTTCGCCAAGTATAGTGTCTAACATTAAAAAAGTACCCGTTAGATAAACTTCTTTTTCAGATTCTTCAAAATCGGGATAACATACGTTTATGCCTATAGAATTAGGATTATTTTCAGAATGTAATGGTACATAAATAATTGTTTCAGGATCAAATTTAATTCCATGAAATTCCATTTTAAACCCCTTTCCCATTGGTGGTTTAAAAGCTATGATTTCCCAATTTTTAAGGCTAGGGGCGTATGCTGTTAAGTCTTCAACTGCCGGAAAAAAATCTGTATTGCCTTCTGCAGATATTATTAACTCTACTTTTTCATCATCTGGGTGACCACCAATTTCAAAGTACAGATGCTCGTTGAATTTTTGTAGTTCTTCTAAAAAAATATTCAATAAGTTTTCTTTTTCCTCTTCATCTACATCAGATAAAAAAAGATATTTATTTTGATTTTTTTCAAACCAACTCCAAAAGGTTTTGGCTTTTTGATCTTGAGATAGTTCTTGCTTTTTTTTAAATGTGTTTTTCATATTCAAGGTTGGTTTTGGTTTATAAAGTTATTTATTGGAAGTCTAAATTTTTAAAGGGCAGTTTCATTTGGTAACGCCACATTCTTACCAAATAAAATCAAAGATTTCATCAACCGTGTATTCAAAATAATTTCCATTTTTATCTTTATTCCGGTTGAAATATTTGTGTTCGTAATTCACGAAATTTATGTCTAATAATTTTTTGTAGAAAGAAGATTCATTAGCCCAGTTTAACATTGCAATTTGATCATCTTCATATTTTTCAGGGTTTTCAAAAGTTTTTATTTTTACCAATATTTCCTTTAATTCATTTTTCTCAAAGTCCGTAATTTTGACTGGATTAGGTAGCGATATTCTAAAGGATAAATTTTCGATTCCGTCAGCTTCCCAATATTCCCACAAATTAAATTCAGATAGATTTTTTCTTGTCAGTTCTTCTAAATCTAGTTTTACCTGAGCATGTTGTAATTCTGCTTTGTCAGGGTGGTTTTCCCAATACTCAGTAAAATCAAGAATTTTTTGCTTTACTACAGGATATAATTTACGAGCAATTTCTAAATTAGGTTTTAGTTCAGATCTCATATATTAATACTAATAGTTGTTTTTTTTATTAAACAGTTTTTAAAAGTAATAGTTCCTATGTTCTATAAGTTCAATAGATAAGAGTGAACATCTAGTTTGTAAGTATTAGAAGTATAGCTAATGCACTAAATGATAATTATTTAAGCTTCAATTGCATCAGGTTTAATTTCATCGTAAGGTATTTTTGGCTCTTTTTTAAGCTGTTCCACTGTATAAAAAGCACTTAGTGCTGCCATTAACAGGGCAGGTAGAACAGCAATAAAAATACCATCGTCTATATCAGTATTTGTTAGTGCAAAAATTAAAATTATAGTGACTATTTCTACACCAAACCAAGTAAGAACTAACCTCCAAATCCATTTACTAGGTTTTATATTTTTTTCATCAGCTATTGTTCTGATTTTTTTGGTAAAATAACCAATTGCGAGAATTTCTAACATAGATACTTATTTAATGTTCGTGAATTAATTGGTTTTATATAACCTTAAAATGCTATTTATATTTCTTTTACCTATCAACATTTTTTATGTGTAGTTATTTAATTTACAGTTGTAAGAAAGGGGTAGAGGATATTTTTTTTGAATACGTAAAGCAATACTAAAAGTATATATTGGAAAATAAGAAATCTTAATCTTTTTCACCAATTTAATAGCTTCTACCTAGTTCCTCTTAAATAAAAACAGCATTTTAGAAGAATGGGGGTTGACTTTTTTAAAGTTAAGTTTGTCTGTTCCCAGTGATACTTACAACTCTTTTGGTTGTAGGTTACTTATAAAAGTTTGAAAAACTGTCTGCTAAAACGGTTATAACAGGGCTGTCGCCATATTCAAGTTCAATATGTACAACTTTTGGTTCTCCATTTTGGTTCAGTTGTGTTTTGTCAAAACATATCCACCAATGACCATCGTTATCTAATGCTACGTATTTAGTTTTATCTAAACCCCATTCTTCTAAAAGGTCTGTATTTTCTTCAATATCATAATCTCTAGATTCATTTCTAATTCCACATAGCCCTCTAATTGTTAAAGTATCATCTGAAAAAGGGACTTTAATCTTTAATAACCCGATAGGGTAATTGGAATAATCTAAATATCCACCATTTTGAAATCGTAATAAGTTGATATATGATTCTGGAAATTTAATACTGTACTTTTTTTCAACATCTAGAACAGAAGTATTGTCAAGAGGTTTAATTTCTTGTCTTAGTTTTTGTAACGAGGTAAAGAATCCGTCTTTCATTAATTCAGTTTAAATAGTTTAGTATTTTTCTTTTATGATTGAATTTTTAATTCGTTTATAAATGCCTTTTTCATAGTAATATCTGTCATATTACCATAAGAAGTATTCTTGTCTTCTTCAATTTTTTTATAAAAACTTGTTGCTCTTCCTTTTAATTTTTGAGTATTCAAATAATTATTAAAAGCTACTTCTGCAGTTTTTAAGTCACCATAGTATAGAAGAAAGTCTATGGGTAAGTTTTGGTTTTTTGAATTAAAATGTTCATTTAATTGTAATCCATTTTGAGTAATTTCTCTTAAGAGATGCTCAATATTTTCAAATTTTTCAAAAATGGGAAACACATATTTTTTAATGGTTTCTGATAATTTAGGAATACTATTTTCTTGATTATTTATTGCCATATTCCACTCATTATTTTTTCCTTTTAGCGGAGTTATACTTTCTAAACTTGTGCGAAAAATAATAGCACTTACATCTTCAGAATTATACTTCTCTTTTCGCCACTTTTTCAATTGTTTTGATTCTACTGAAATATATGGGATTACAGCTACAGAACCACTCCAGTTTTTTGAACTTGATGAAAAGGTAATGACGAAATCAAATAATCTATTATCAGAAGATTTTTTTAATACCTGACCTTTTTTTATTGCTTTAAATCCAAAATCTATAAAGTTTTCATGAATTTTATTACAACCAATATTAAAAATTTCTTTTGTATTCATTTCGTGTTCCATTTTATACAGAAGCCTAACGTTAATGATTAAGTGAAGTTATAAAACTGCTTATTCCATTCTATTTAACTTGGTAGCTCCTGCTATTGCACCAATCGATTCAAAAACTTCATCTTGGTCTTGAGCAGCTGTCCAACCCATTTTTGATAGTTCAGTTCTAACTTGTTGCTCTGTTTTTTCTTTTACAAAATGATAGTAGGCAAAATCAATAACCTCTGTTGGCACTCTTTTAAGCTGATAAGCTGTTAAACCAGAAACAAATCTCAAAAGACCCACGTAATAGGTAATTACTAATTGAACGATCCAACTTATAACTAAACCGATCCATCCTGTATTTGTATTTTTAATGGTTAAACCAGCATCAAACCTCACTTGTAGAAACTCCCAAAAGCTAAAAGCTTCAAAGTTATTTTCGTTCAATATTATTTGATACTGAAAGTATTGATTGGATACATA includes:
- a CDS encoding SMI1/KNR4 family protein, whose amino-acid sequence is MKDGFFTSLQKLRQEIKPLDNTSVLDVEKKYSIKFPESYINLLRFQNGGYLDYSNYPIGLLKIKVPFSDDTLTIRGLCGIRNESRDYDIEENTDLLEEWGLDKTKYVALDNDGHWWICFDKTQLNQNGEPKVVHIELEYGDSPVITVLADSFSNFYK
- a CDS encoding DUF4304 domain-containing protein — encoded protein: MNTKEIFNIGCNKIHENFIDFGFKAIKKGQVLKKSSDNRLFDFVITFSSSSKNWSGSVAVIPYISVESKQLKKWRKEKYNSEDVSAIIFRTSLESITPLKGKNNEWNMAINNQENSIPKLSETIKKYVFPIFEKFENIEHLLREITQNGLQLNEHFNSKNQNLPIDFLLYYGDLKTAEVAFNNYLNTQKLKGRATSFYKKIEEDKNTSYGNMTDITMKKAFINELKIQS